The following are encoded in a window of Amycolatopsis lexingtonensis genomic DNA:
- a CDS encoding PPA1309 family protein produces MAADEARQAGVAALAREIEEFVAAGGWDQPPQLFALVPTAALLDEQPELAGQLDRANPLTPVAQEALPEGDLAEALGRIAWPDLVIGCALAQEIIVLPPGSESELPDVAEADADSLRRAAADHPQRTEARLVAAVVRDGEGACVMRLRGAGSEEPVDEIVESPDLAPNLVEALKATLLP; encoded by the coding sequence ATGGCAGCAGACGAAGCGCGACAGGCCGGCGTGGCCGCGCTCGCCCGTGAAATCGAGGAGTTCGTGGCCGCGGGTGGCTGGGACCAGCCGCCGCAGCTGTTCGCGCTGGTACCGACGGCGGCGCTGCTGGACGAGCAGCCGGAGCTGGCCGGGCAGCTGGACCGGGCGAACCCGCTGACGCCGGTGGCGCAGGAAGCGCTGCCGGAGGGCGACCTGGCCGAGGCGCTGGGCCGGATCGCGTGGCCCGATCTGGTCATCGGCTGTGCCTTGGCGCAGGAGATCATCGTGCTGCCGCCGGGCTCGGAGTCGGAACTGCCGGACGTCGCCGAGGCGGACGCCGACAGCCTGCGCCGCGCGGCGGCCGACCACCCGCAGCGGACGGAGGCCCGCCTGGTGGCCGCGGTCGTGCGCGACGGCGAAGGCGCCTGCGTGATGCGGCTGCGCGGAGCAGGCTCGGAGGAGCCGGTCGACGAGATCGTCGAGAGCCCGGACCTGGCACCGAACCTCGTCGAAGCGCTCAAGGCGACGCTGCTCCCCTAG
- a CDS encoding UPF0182 family protein, whose protein sequence is MATRPPVSLPKLSRRSRILLIIAAVIVLALLLGARLLDTYVDWLWFGEVGARPVFTTQVVTRVILFFAVGLLVGGALAISLMIAYRTRPVFVPISGADDPLARYRSAIVARIRLFGVGIPVLTGLIAGLSAQGDWQVVQLFLNGTTFGQTDPEFGNDVGFYAFDLPFYNWLLGWLFITVVISFFGALISHYVFGGIRLAGKGGQLAGPTRAQLAITVGVFVLLKAAEYFFDRYNLLLSDRGAPLFIGATYTDLNAVLPAKLILLCISVICAVAFFAGAFLRNLQLPAIALVLLILSSILVGVAWPAILDQFSVKPNANEKEATSIQRNMDATRRAYGLTDVQYQQYTGATSATPDQLKADAGTMSNIRLLDPNVLSDTFTQRVGRENFYGFPAKLDIDRYTVGGVTQDYIVAAKEIKTEGLTGNQTSWINKHLVYTHGNGFVAAPANTIDRAVKDANSDGGYPVATTSDTQNPTGAGSPGPNQPGIEVKQPRIYYGELSAADSDYAIVGGTSGNAPGEYDTTTDRYTYNGSGGVSIDNWFNRLAFAAEYGERNILFSDAIGDNSKIMYNRDPRDRVSKVAPWLTLDGDPYPAVVDGKIQWIIDGYTTLNNFPYAQQTQLGAATNDSLNGVARQANSSINYIRNSVKATVDAFNGTVTLYSIDDKEPVLNAWEKVFPGLVKPSSEISPDLRAHFRYPEDLFKIQRELLSRYHVSNPQEFYSQQAFWSVPQDPTAEGASNPTAAGAANQPGYYVLADTPGQSKPTFQLTSSLTGLQRQYLASWMSVSSDANDYGKIRVLQLPSAATGATQVDGPVQVQNRFQSDPRVAQDRTLFNNPNVTPIYGNLITLPVAQGFLYVEPVYIRQRNQTSYPQLARVLVSYGPKVGYGATLQEALDQVFGAGTGQATTTPPQAGQPTTTPPTTPPTTPTTPPNSGGGNAALDKAVTDIQAAIAKLKAAQQSGNFADQGAALAALDAAARAYEAAKSATPSSSAPPPSSQPGG, encoded by the coding sequence GTGGCGACTCGGCCCCCGGTGAGCCTGCCGAAGCTGTCCCGGCGGAGCCGGATCCTCCTCATCATCGCCGCGGTGATCGTGCTGGCGCTGTTGCTCGGGGCCCGCCTCCTCGACACGTACGTCGATTGGCTGTGGTTCGGCGAAGTCGGTGCGCGACCGGTGTTCACCACCCAGGTGGTGACCCGGGTCATCCTGTTCTTCGCGGTCGGGTTGCTCGTCGGCGGGGCGCTGGCGATCAGCCTGATGATCGCCTACCGGACCCGCCCGGTGTTCGTCCCGATCTCCGGCGCCGACGACCCGCTGGCGCGCTACCGCTCGGCGATCGTCGCTCGCATCCGCCTCTTCGGCGTCGGCATCCCGGTGCTGACCGGGCTGATCGCCGGCCTGTCCGCCCAGGGCGACTGGCAGGTCGTGCAGCTGTTCCTCAACGGCACCACGTTCGGCCAGACCGACCCCGAGTTCGGCAACGACGTCGGCTTCTACGCCTTCGACCTGCCGTTCTACAACTGGCTGCTCGGCTGGCTGTTCATCACCGTCGTCATCTCCTTCTTCGGCGCGCTGATCTCGCACTACGTCTTCGGCGGCATCCGGCTCGCCGGCAAGGGCGGCCAGCTCGCCGGCCCGACCCGGGCGCAGCTCGCCATCACCGTCGGCGTCTTCGTGCTGCTGAAGGCGGCCGAGTACTTCTTCGACCGGTACAACCTGCTGCTGTCCGACCGCGGCGCCCCGCTGTTCATCGGTGCCACCTACACCGACCTGAACGCGGTCCTGCCCGCGAAGCTGATCCTGCTGTGCATTTCGGTGATCTGCGCGGTCGCGTTCTTCGCCGGCGCGTTCCTGCGCAACCTGCAGCTGCCGGCCATCGCGCTGGTGCTGCTCATCCTGTCCAGCATCCTCGTCGGCGTCGCGTGGCCCGCGATCCTCGACCAGTTCTCGGTCAAGCCGAACGCGAACGAGAAGGAAGCGACGTCCATCCAGCGCAACATGGACGCCACCCGCCGCGCGTACGGCCTCACCGACGTCCAGTACCAGCAGTACACCGGCGCCACTTCCGCCACGCCGGACCAGCTGAAGGCCGACGCCGGGACGATGTCGAACATCCGGCTGCTCGACCCGAACGTCCTCTCCGACACTTTCACCCAGCGCGTCGGCCGGGAGAACTTCTACGGCTTCCCGGCGAAGCTCGACATCGACCGCTACACCGTCGGCGGCGTGACGCAGGACTACATCGTCGCGGCGAAGGAGATCAAGACCGAGGGCCTGACCGGCAACCAGACCAGCTGGATCAACAAGCACCTCGTCTACACGCACGGCAACGGCTTCGTCGCCGCACCGGCCAACACGATCGACCGCGCGGTCAAGGACGCCAACTCCGACGGCGGCTACCCGGTCGCCACGACGAGCGACACCCAGAACCCGACCGGCGCCGGCTCGCCCGGCCCGAACCAGCCGGGCATCGAGGTCAAGCAGCCCCGCATCTACTACGGCGAGCTGTCGGCCGCGGACTCCGACTACGCGATCGTCGGCGGGACGTCCGGCAACGCGCCCGGCGAGTACGACACCACGACCGACCGCTACACCTACAACGGCAGCGGCGGCGTCTCGATCGACAACTGGTTCAACCGCCTCGCCTTCGCGGCCGAGTACGGCGAACGCAACATCCTGTTCTCCGACGCCATCGGCGACAACTCGAAGATCATGTACAACCGCGACCCACGTGATCGCGTCAGCAAGGTCGCGCCGTGGCTGACCCTCGACGGCGACCCGTACCCGGCCGTCGTCGACGGCAAGATCCAGTGGATCATCGACGGCTACACCACGCTCAACAACTTCCCGTACGCCCAGCAGACCCAGCTCGGCGCGGCCACCAACGACTCCCTCAACGGCGTCGCCCGGCAGGCCAACAGCTCCATCAACTACATCCGCAACTCGGTCAAGGCCACCGTCGACGCCTTCAACGGCACCGTGACGCTGTACTCGATCGACGACAAGGAACCGGTCCTCAACGCCTGGGAGAAGGTCTTCCCCGGGCTCGTGAAGCCCAGCTCCGAGATTTCGCCGGACCTGCGCGCGCACTTCCGCTACCCCGAGGACCTCTTCAAGATCCAGCGCGAGCTGCTGTCCCGCTACCACGTCAGCAACCCGCAGGAGTTCTACTCGCAGCAGGCCTTCTGGAGCGTCCCGCAGGACCCGACGGCCGAGGGGGCGAGCAACCCGACGGCGGCCGGTGCGGCGAACCAGCCGGGCTACTACGTCCTCGCGGACACCCCGGGGCAGAGCAAGCCGACGTTCCAGCTGACGAGTTCACTGACCGGTCTGCAACGGCAGTACCTCGCGTCCTGGATGTCGGTGTCTTCCGATGCGAACGACTACGGGAAGATCCGCGTCCTGCAATTGCCGAGCGCGGCCACCGGGGCGACCCAGGTCGACGGTCCGGTCCAGGTGCAGAACCGGTTCCAGAGCGATCCACGGGTCGCCCAGGACCGGACGCTGTTCAACAACCCGAACGTCACCCCGATCTACGGCAACCTGATCACGCTGCCGGTCGCGCAGGGCTTCCTCTACGTCGAGCCCGTGTACATCAGGCAGCGCAACCAGACCAGCTACCCGCAGCTGGCCCGCGTCCTCGTTTCGTACGGGCCGAAGGTCGGTTACGGCGCGACGCTGCAGGAAGCCCTCGACCAGGTCTTCGGGGCCGGCACCGGCCAAGCCACCACCACACCACCGCAGGCCGGGCAGCCCACGACGACGCCGCCCACCACGCCGCCGACGACCCCGACGACCCCGCCCAACTCCGGCGGCGGGAATGCGGCCTTGGACAAGGCGGTCACCGACATCCAGGCGGCGATCGCGAAGCTGAAGGCGGCCCAGCAGTCGGGCAACTTCGCGGACCAGGGTGCGGCACTCGCGGCGCTCGACGCGGCGGCCCGGGCGTACGAAGCGGCCAAGTCGGCGACGCCGTCCAGCAGTGCTCCGCCCCCCAGCAGCCAGCCGGGAGGGTGA
- a CDS encoding M48 family metallopeptidase yields the protein MRRSQRRHRTVTAYWKDDTLVVLIPARMTRAEEKHWVAEMERKLQRSEPRRPASPKTSDEVLLARCALLSGKYLGGDAVPASVRWVPPMRTRWASCTPVDATIRVSDRLQKVPPWVLDYVLVHELAHLREPGHDAAFWALVQRYPKTERAIGYLEGLSAAAGWGISLED from the coding sequence GTGCGGCGCAGCCAGCGCCGGCACCGGACGGTCACCGCGTATTGGAAAGACGACACGCTCGTCGTGCTCATCCCCGCGCGGATGACCAGGGCGGAGGAGAAACATTGGGTCGCCGAGATGGAGCGCAAACTGCAGCGCTCGGAACCACGCCGGCCGGCGTCCCCGAAGACGTCGGACGAAGTCCTGCTCGCGCGCTGCGCGCTGCTGTCGGGCAAGTACCTGGGCGGTGACGCGGTGCCGGCGAGCGTCCGCTGGGTGCCGCCGATGCGCACGAGGTGGGCGTCCTGCACGCCGGTCGACGCGACCATCCGGGTCAGTGACCGGCTGCAGAAGGTCCCGCCGTGGGTGCTCGACTACGTGCTGGTGCACGAGCTGGCGCACCTGCGGGAGCCGGGGCACGACGCCGCGTTCTGGGCGCTGGTGCAGCGGTATCCGAAGACCGAGCGGGCGATCGGGTACCTCGAGGGGCTGTCGGCTGCCGCCGGGTGGGGGATTTCCCTCGAGGATTGA
- a CDS encoding PDZ domain-containing protein: protein MTRRGWTLVVSGSLFLIFVVLGSVVPVPFVAISPGPTYDTLGRDAAGNPVIQVTGHDTFQTTGELRMTTVSLHDGVTLFQGLGFWASGRYALAPREEYFKPGETNEQVKQENIQQLQDSQTNAQVAALRKLGYPIKVLAKQIVSGSPADHVLSPGDKLITVNGKKIAEAADVRAALAGTLPGQTVQITFQSDGQPERTVPLTLASRPDRKEGFIGLTAADRADAPFTVNISLQDVGGPSAGLMFTLAIIDRLQPGDLAGGRHIAGTGEITETGEVDPIGGISFKVVGAREAGATDFLVPEHNCAEAKTNAPAGLNLIKVSTLDDALTQLGNLKAGRPTAAC, encoded by the coding sequence ATGACCCGCCGCGGCTGGACACTCGTGGTCAGCGGCTCGCTGTTCCTGATCTTCGTGGTGCTCGGCTCGGTCGTGCCCGTGCCGTTCGTCGCGATCAGCCCCGGCCCGACCTACGACACGCTGGGTCGCGACGCCGCGGGCAACCCGGTCATCCAGGTCACCGGTCACGACACCTTCCAGACCACCGGCGAGCTGCGGATGACGACCGTCTCGCTGCACGACGGCGTCACCCTCTTCCAAGGCCTCGGCTTCTGGGCCAGCGGCCGGTACGCGCTCGCGCCGCGCGAGGAGTACTTCAAGCCCGGCGAGACGAACGAGCAGGTCAAGCAGGAGAACATCCAGCAGCTGCAGGACTCCCAGACGAACGCGCAGGTCGCCGCGCTGCGCAAGCTCGGCTACCCGATCAAGGTGCTGGCGAAGCAGATCGTCTCCGGCAGCCCCGCCGACCACGTGCTCTCGCCCGGCGACAAGCTGATCACCGTCAACGGCAAGAAGATCGCCGAGGCCGCCGACGTGCGGGCCGCGCTGGCCGGCACGCTGCCCGGCCAGACCGTCCAGATCACCTTCCAGTCCGACGGCCAGCCCGAGCGGACCGTGCCGCTCACGCTCGCCTCGCGCCCGGACCGCAAGGAAGGCTTCATCGGCCTCACCGCGGCCGACCGCGCCGACGCGCCCTTCACCGTCAACATCTCGCTGCAGGACGTCGGCGGCCCGTCGGCCGGCCTGATGTTCACGCTCGCGATCATCGACCGGCTGCAGCCCGGTGACCTGGCCGGCGGGCGGCACATCGCGGGCACCGGCGAAATCACCGAGACCGGTGAGGTCGACCCGATCGGGGGGATCTCGTTCAAGGTCGTCGGCGCGCGCGAGGCCGGCGCGACCGACTTCCTGGTGCCCGAGCACAACTGCGCCGAGGCCAAGACCAACGCGCCGGCCGGGCTCAACCTCATCAAGGTGTCCACACTGGACGACGCGCTGACCCAGCTGGGCAACCTGAAGGCGGGCCGCCCGACGGCCGCCTGCTAG
- the prfB gene encoding peptide chain release factor 2: protein MSDEFDAALKDLTGKLTQIESVMDLDALRAQVADLEQQASSPTLWDDPEAAQKVTSQLSHRQGELRRVSDLRQRLDDLGVLYELAEAEGDAGSMGEAETELADLGKSIDGLEVRTLLSGEYDDRNAVVTIRSEAGGVDAADFAEMLLRMYLRWAERHGYPTDVYDISYAEEAGIKSATFKVSAPYVYGTLSVEQGTHRLVRISPFDNQSRRQTSFAHVEVLPEVEEVDHVDIPEKDIRVDVYRSSGPGGQSVNTTDSAVRITHIPTNIVVSCQNEKSQLQNKAAAMKVLQSRLLQRKKEEERKEMDALKDGGSSWGNQMRSYVLHPYQMVKDLRTEFEVGNPTAVLDGDIDGFLDAGIRWRKQTAA from the coding sequence GTGAGTGATGAGTTCGACGCGGCACTGAAGGACCTGACCGGCAAGCTGACGCAGATCGAGTCGGTGATGGACCTGGATGCGCTGCGTGCCCAGGTGGCCGACCTGGAGCAGCAGGCCTCGAGCCCCACCCTCTGGGACGACCCGGAGGCGGCTCAGAAGGTCACGAGTCAGCTGTCCCACCGGCAGGGCGAGCTGAGGCGCGTCTCCGACCTGCGCCAGCGGCTCGACGACCTGGGTGTGCTGTACGAGCTCGCCGAGGCCGAGGGTGACGCCGGCAGCATGGGCGAGGCCGAGACCGAGCTCGCCGACCTCGGCAAGTCCATCGACGGCCTCGAGGTCCGCACGCTGCTTTCGGGCGAGTACGACGACCGCAACGCCGTCGTCACCATCCGCTCCGAGGCCGGTGGCGTCGACGCGGCCGACTTCGCCGAGATGCTGCTCCGCATGTACCTGCGCTGGGCGGAGCGCCACGGCTACCCGACCGACGTCTACGACATCTCCTACGCCGAAGAGGCGGGCATCAAGTCGGCGACGTTCAAGGTCAGCGCCCCCTACGTCTACGGCACCCTCTCGGTCGAGCAGGGCACCCACCGGCTCGTCCGGATCTCGCCGTTCGACAACCAGAGCCGCCGCCAGACGTCGTTCGCGCACGTCGAGGTGCTGCCCGAGGTCGAAGAGGTCGACCACGTCGACATCCCGGAGAAGGACATCCGGGTCGACGTCTACCGCTCGTCGGGCCCCGGTGGGCAGAGCGTGAACACGACCGACTCCGCGGTGCGCATCACGCACATCCCGACGAACATCGTCGTCTCCTGCCAGAACGAGAAGTCGCAGCTGCAGAACAAGGCGGCCGCGATGAAGGTCCTCCAGTCGCGGCTGCTGCAGCGCAAGAAGGAGGAAGAGCGCAAGGAGATGGACGCGCTCAAGGACGGCGGCTCCAGCTGGGGCAACCAGATGCGCTCCTACGTGCTGCACCCGTACCAGATGGTCAAGGACCTGCGGACCGAGTTCGAGGTCGGCAACCCGACCGCGGTGCTCGACGGTGACATCGACGGCTTCCTCGACGCCGGCATCCGCTGGCGCAAGCAGACCGCCGCCTGA
- a CDS encoding zinc-dependent metalloprotease — protein sequence MSKPPFGFGPSDPDKRGENDPSEGGQQSGAEAFNQLGQMLSQLGQMLSQAGTSSGPVNYDLAKQIALQTLGSAGNTGESRLGFRGGDDANAAVRDAAHLAELWLDAATVFPAGATSTVAWSPRTWVEKTLPTWQRLCDPVAQQISGAWMQALPEEAKQAAGPLLQMMGQMGGMAFGSQLGNALAQLASEMLTSSEIGLPLAPAGTSALLPANIEKFAEGLELPNSEILVFLAAREAAHQRLFTHVPWLRQRLLATVEEFAHGITVDTSALESLAGRIDPSNPASIEEAMSSGLLEPQTTDEQKAALRRLETLLALVEGWVDVVVAEAVGDRLPGADALRETLRRRRATGGPAEQTFATLVGLELRPRRMRDASNLWSLVGDRHGAEKRDGLWSHPDLMPTAEDLDEPIDFADRVGESGSLDDLDPIAELERTERAEREKENPSEPDTDSDKGDQS from the coding sequence ATGAGCAAACCCCCGTTCGGCTTCGGACCGTCCGATCCCGACAAACGAGGTGAGAACGACCCCTCGGAAGGCGGGCAGCAGTCCGGCGCCGAGGCCTTCAACCAGCTCGGGCAGATGCTGAGCCAGCTGGGCCAGATGCTCAGCCAGGCCGGCACTTCCAGCGGGCCGGTGAACTACGACCTCGCCAAGCAAATCGCCCTCCAGACCCTGGGCAGCGCGGGCAACACCGGCGAAAGCCGCCTCGGCTTCCGGGGCGGCGACGACGCCAACGCCGCGGTCCGCGACGCGGCCCACCTGGCCGAGCTGTGGCTCGACGCGGCGACGGTGTTCCCGGCCGGCGCGACGTCGACGGTCGCCTGGTCGCCGCGCACCTGGGTGGAGAAGACCCTGCCGACGTGGCAGCGGCTCTGCGACCCGGTCGCCCAGCAGATCTCGGGCGCGTGGATGCAGGCGCTGCCGGAGGAGGCCAAGCAGGCCGCCGGCCCGTTGCTGCAGATGATGGGCCAGATGGGCGGCATGGCCTTCGGCTCCCAGCTCGGCAACGCGCTCGCCCAGCTGGCCTCGGAGATGCTGACGTCGTCCGAGATCGGCCTCCCCCTGGCGCCCGCCGGAACGTCGGCGCTGCTGCCCGCGAACATCGAGAAGTTCGCCGAGGGCCTCGAGCTGCCGAACAGCGAGATCCTGGTGTTCCTGGCCGCGCGCGAAGCCGCGCACCAGCGCCTGTTCACGCACGTGCCGTGGCTGCGCCAGCGCCTGCTCGCGACGGTCGAGGAGTTCGCCCACGGCATCACGGTCGACACCTCGGCCCTGGAGTCCCTGGCCGGCCGCATCGACCCGTCGAACCCGGCGAGCATCGAAGAGGCGATGTCCTCGGGTCTCCTGGAGCCCCAGACGACGGACGAGCAGAAGGCCGCGCTGAGGCGCCTGGAGACCCTCCTGGCCCTGGTCGAAGGCTGGGTCGACGTGGTGGTGGCCGAAGCGGTCGGCGACCGCCTCCCGGGCGCGGACGCCCTGCGCGAGACCCTCCGCCGCCGCCGCGCGACCGGCGGCCCGGCCGAGCAGACGTTCGCCACCCTGGTCGGCCTGGAGCTGCGCCCCCGCCGCATGCGGGACGCGTCCAACCTGTGGAGCCTGGTGGGCGACCGCCACGGCGCGGAGAAGCGCGACGGCCTCTGGTCCCACCCGGACCTGATGCCGACGGCGGAGGACCTGGACGAGCCGATCGACTTCGCGGACCGCGTCGGCGAGAGCGGCTCGCTCGACGACCTGGACCCGATCGCGGAGCTGGAGCGCACGGAGCGGGCCGAGCGGGAGAAGGAGAACCCGTCGGAGCCCGACACCGACTCCGACAAGGGCGACCAGTCCTGA
- a CDS encoding TetR/AcrR family transcriptional regulator C-terminal domain-containing protein, which produces MALTRQDIARSGLKLLNEAGLNGLTLRLIAADLGVKAPALYWHMKNKQELLDEMATQMYRDSAEDRLPPESLGEWDAVAYGARALRRMMLSYRDGGKVFAGTYLGDTGLIPPSPLRRSIEAGLDERRAAQALFTVYSYVVGFTIEEQAVYPKPGELDERYRSAEAGDLLADVDSRFEDGLAMVLSGARQWLGVE; this is translated from the coding sequence ATGGCCCTGACCAGGCAGGACATCGCGCGATCGGGATTGAAGCTGCTCAACGAGGCGGGCCTCAACGGCCTCACCCTGCGGCTGATCGCCGCCGACCTCGGGGTCAAGGCGCCGGCGCTCTACTGGCACATGAAGAACAAGCAGGAGCTGCTCGACGAGATGGCGACGCAGATGTACCGCGACTCGGCCGAGGACCGCCTGCCGCCGGAGTCGCTGGGGGAGTGGGACGCCGTCGCGTACGGCGCGCGGGCCCTGCGGCGGATGATGCTGTCCTACCGCGACGGCGGGAAGGTCTTCGCCGGCACCTACCTCGGGGACACCGGCCTGATCCCGCCGAGCCCGCTGCGCCGCAGCATCGAGGCCGGGCTGGACGAGCGCCGGGCCGCTCAGGCGCTGTTCACCGTGTACAGCTACGTCGTCGGGTTCACCATCGAAGAGCAGGCCGTCTACCCGAAGCCCGGCGAACTGGACGAGCGCTACCGCAGCGCGGAGGCCGGGGACCTGCTCGCCGACGTCGATTCGCGGTTCGAGGACGGGCTGGCCATGGTCCTGAGTGGAGCACGGCAGTGGCTCGGAGTGGAGTAA
- a CDS encoding FAD-dependent monooxygenase, with amino-acid sequence MNELTADVVVAGAGPTGLMLANELALAGVPVVVLERLAARTGLSKALNLQPRTAEVLDLRGLLGRAEQRSFTTVPEGHFAMIPVSYAGWDTRHPYQVGIPQAQVEAALEERLAEQGVKVLRGHELTGFAQDAAGVTVTAGDVRVRAAYLVGCDGGRSAVRKALNLPFEGFEGRGHGVSADVLFRSAPAGAPREWRSMRNLVRSAASPGSFVGLIPLDEPNLYRLSYGDRLNRPADLRAKVTDDEVRAKVRESFGGDAEISEIRWASRFSDDARLAGRYRVDRVFLAGDAAHTHFPAGGQGLNLGVQDAMNLGWKLAAELTGRAPAGLLDSYEAERRPVAEAVLQNVAAQTALIPATPEQRAMRLLFQDLTAIPEVRHRLSGMVSGLDIRYASEEPHPAGTRLPDFPLGDGHVSDLFHKGKFVLLTTEARKSPHPDVIVARVPALPWPDLTTVLVRPDGYVATATDSVDGWLTD; translated from the coding sequence ATGAACGAGCTGACCGCGGACGTGGTCGTCGCCGGGGCGGGCCCGACGGGGCTGATGCTTGCGAACGAGCTGGCGCTGGCCGGCGTGCCGGTCGTCGTGCTGGAACGGCTGGCCGCGCGCACCGGGCTGTCGAAGGCGCTGAACCTGCAGCCGCGCACGGCGGAGGTGCTGGACCTGCGGGGCCTGCTGGGCCGGGCGGAGCAGCGGTCCTTCACCACCGTGCCGGAGGGCCACTTCGCGATGATCCCGGTGAGCTACGCCGGCTGGGACACGCGGCACCCGTACCAGGTGGGCATCCCGCAGGCCCAGGTCGAAGCGGCGCTGGAGGAGCGCCTGGCCGAGCAGGGGGTGAAGGTGCTCCGCGGGCACGAGCTGACCGGCTTCGCCCAGGACGCCGCCGGCGTGACGGTCACGGCGGGCGACGTCCGGGTGCGCGCGGCGTACCTGGTCGGCTGCGACGGCGGCCGCAGCGCGGTGCGGAAGGCGCTGAACCTGCCGTTCGAAGGATTCGAAGGACGCGGGCACGGCGTCTCGGCGGACGTGCTGTTCCGCTCGGCTCCGGCGGGCGCGCCGCGGGAATGGCGTTCGATGCGGAACCTGGTGCGGTCGGCGGCGTCGCCGGGGTCGTTCGTCGGCCTGATCCCGCTGGACGAGCCGAACCTGTATCGCCTGAGCTACGGCGACCGCCTGAACCGCCCGGCGGACCTGCGGGCGAAGGTGACCGACGACGAGGTGCGCGCGAAAGTCCGCGAAAGTTTCGGTGGCGACGCGGAAATCTCCGAAATCCGCTGGGCGTCCCGGTTTTCCGACGACGCCCGGCTGGCCGGCCGGTACCGCGTGGACCGCGTCTTCCTGGCCGGCGACGCGGCCCACACCCACTTCCCGGCCGGCGGCCAGGGCCTGAACCTCGGCGTGCAGGACGCGATGAACCTGGGCTGGAAACTGGCGGCGGAGCTGACCGGCCGCGCCCCGGCGGGCTTGCTGGACAGCTACGAAGCCGAACGTCGTCCGGTGGCGGAAGCGGTCCTCCAGAACGTCGCGGCGCAAACGGCGTTGATCCCGGCGACCCCGGAACAGCGGGCGATGCGGCTCCTGTTCCAGGATCTGACGGCGATCCCGGAGGTCCGGCACCGGCTGTCCGGAATGGTGTCCGGCTTGGACATCCGGTACGCCTCCGAAGAACCGCACCCGGCGGGCACCCGCCTCCCGGACTTCCCCCTCGGCGACGGCCACGTGAGCGACTTGTTCCACAAAGGAAAGTTCGTCTTGCTGACCACTGAGGCAAGGAAATCGCCACACCCGGACGTCATCGTGGCCCGCGTGCCCGCCCTGCCGTGGCCGGACCTGACCACGGTGCTGGTCCGCCCGGACGGTTACGTCGCCACGGCAACGGATTCCGTCGACGGCTGGCTCACCGACTGA
- a CDS encoding PadR family transcriptional regulator translates to MSELNATAAALLGLLHDGPATGGQLVAGAGERFGAFFSVTRSQVYRELPALSKEGLVRLGKQGPRSSQQYLITAAGKKAFKAWLTSEAGPDHLRSPLILRLVHAGSLTAKQRQSLLDAARTSYGQQLDDAKAATKAAEGPYEKAVAEFAQAQAKAALKLLDAIPAA, encoded by the coding sequence GTGTCCGAATTGAATGCAACAGCCGCCGCCCTGCTCGGTCTGCTCCACGACGGTCCCGCCACCGGCGGGCAGCTCGTCGCGGGAGCGGGTGAGCGATTCGGCGCCTTCTTCAGCGTCACCCGCAGCCAGGTGTACCGGGAGCTCCCGGCGCTGTCCAAGGAAGGTCTCGTCCGGCTCGGCAAGCAGGGCCCGCGCTCCAGCCAGCAGTACCTGATCACCGCCGCCGGCAAGAAGGCCTTCAAGGCCTGGCTGACGTCCGAGGCCGGTCCCGACCACCTGCGCAGCCCGCTGATCCTGCGGCTCGTGCACGCGGGGTCGCTGACCGCGAAGCAGCGCCAGTCGCTGCTGGACGCCGCCCGGACCAGCTACGGCCAGCAGCTCGACGACGCGAAGGCGGCCACCAAGGCGGCCGAGGGGCCGTACGAAAAGGCGGTCGCCGAGTTCGCCCAGGCCCAGGCCAAGGCCGCGCTCAAGCTGCTCGACGCCATCCCCGCGGCCTGA